The nucleotide sequence TCCTGGCTCGTGGTTGATGTCACTTCACTGCAACCTGCCGCACCTATGATCGGTCGCCTGGTAGTGGTCGGCCTGGGGCTGATCGGCGGTTCGTTTGCCAAGGGACTGCGCGAAAGTGGCCTGTGCCGCGAAGTCGTCGGCGTGGATCTGGATCCGCAGTCGCGCAAGCTGGCCGTGGAGTTGGGCGTGGTGGACCGCTGCGAAGATGACCTGGCTGCTGCGTGTCAGGGGGCTGACGTGATCCAGTTGGCGGTGCCGATCCTGGCCATGGAAAAACTGCTGGCACGACTGGCGACCATGGATCTGGGCCAGGCGATCCTGACCGATGTCGGCAGCGCCAAGGGCAACGTCGTGCGCGCGGCCACCTTGGCGTTTGGCGGGATGCCGGCGCGTTTCGTACCCGGTCATCCGATTGCCGGTTCTGAGCAGAGTGGGGTGGAAGCGTCCAACGCTGAACTGTTCCGCCGCCACAAGGTGATCCTGACGCCGTTGGAGCAGACCGATCCGGCCTCTCTGGCAGTGGTGGATCTCCTGTGGTGCGAGCTGGGCGCCGACGTCGAGCACATGCAGGTCGAGCGTCACGATGAAGTATTGGCCGCCACCAGCCATTTGCCGCACCTGTTGGCGTTCGGTCTGGTGGATTCATTGGCCAAACGCAATGAAAATCTCGAGATCTTCCGTTACGCTGCCGGCGGTTTCCGCGATTTCACGAGAATCGCCGGTAGCGACCCGGTCATGTGGCACGACATCTTCCTCGCCAACCGCGAAGCTGTCCTGCGCACACTCGATACATTTCGCAGCGACCTCGACGCCTTGCGCGACGCGGTCGATGCAGGGGACGGGCACCAATTGCTGGGCGTTTTCACACGCGCCAGGGTGGCCCGCGAGCATTTCAGTAAAATCCTGGCCCGTCGGGCCTATGTGGACGCTATGAATTCCAACGATCTGATTTTCCTGGCACAACCTGGTGGCTCCCTGAGCGGGCGTATTCGTGTACCGGGCGATAAATCGATTTCCCACCGCTCGATCATGCTCGGCTCCCTGGCCGAAGGCGTGACCGAGGTGGAAGGTTTCCTCGAGGGCGAAGATGCCCTGGCGACGCTGCAGGCGTTTCGCGACATGGGCGTGGTCATCGAAGGGCCGCACCACGGTCGCGTGACGATCCACGGTGTCGGCCTGCACGGCCTCAAGCCTGCGCCAGGCCCGATCTACCTGGGTAACTCCGGCACTTCGATGCGCCTGTTGTCCGGCCTGCTGGCCGCACAGGATTTCGATAGCACCCTCACCGGCGACGCGTCGCTGTCCAAGCGGCCGATGAACCGCGTCGCCAACCCGCTGCGGGAAATGGGCGCGGTCATCGAGACGGCCGCCGAAGGTCGTCCGCCGATGACCATTCGCGGTGGCAACAAGCTCAAGGGCCTGACCTACACCATGCCAATGGCCAGTGCCCAGGTGAAATCCTGCCTGCTGCTGGCCGGCCTCTATGCTGAAGGCAAGACCACCGTTACCGAGCCGGCACCGACCCGCGACCACACCGAGCGCATGCTGCGCGGCTTCGGCTATCCGGTCACGGTCAATGGGGCCACGGCCTCCGTCGAGTCCGGCAACAAATTGACCGCGACCCACATCGAAGTACCGGGCGATATCTCCTCGTCGGCGTTCTTCCTGGTGGCAGCGTCTATTGCCGAAGGTTCCGACCTGGTGCTCGAGCACGTCGGCATCAACCCGACCCGTACCGGTGTGATCGATATCCTGCGCCTGATGGGCGCCGACATCACCCTGGAGAACCAGCGTGAAGTGGGCGGCGAGCCAGTCGCAGATCTTCGCGTAAGAGCAGCTAAACTCAAGGGTATCGAGATTCCCGAGGCGCTGGTTCCGCTGGCGATCGACGAGTTCCCGGTGCTGTTCGTGGCCGCGGCCTGCGCAGAAGGGCGGACCGTACTGACCGGCGCCGAAGAGCTGCGGGTCAAGGAATCGGACCGTATCCAGGTGATGGCGGATGGCTTGCTGGCCTTGGGCGTCAAATGCGAGCCGACGCCGGACGGTATCATCATCGACGGCGGCCAGATCGGTGGCGGCGAAGTCCATGGCCACGGCGACCATCGCATCGCCATGGCCTTCAGTGTTGCGTCCCTGCGTGCGAGCGCACCGATCCGCATCCATGACTGCGCCAACGTCGCGACGTCGTTCCCGAACTTCCTGGCGCTGTGCGCGCAGGTTGGCATTCGAGTGGCACAAGAGGCACAGTCGTGAACATCAAGGCACCGGTCATCACCATCGATGGCCCAAGCGGCTCGGGCAAGGGCACCGTCGCCGGGATCCTGGCCAGGCAACTGGGCTGGAACCTACTCGATTCGGGGGCCCTGTACCGCCTGCTGGCATTTGCGGCCGGTAACCATGGCGTGGACCTGACCAACGAAGAGTTGCTCAAGGCCCTGGCGGCGCACCTGGATGTGCAGTTCATTGCAGCGACCGACGGTCAACTGCAGCGGATCATCCTGGAAGGCGACGAAGTCAGCGATGTCATCCGTACCGAAGCCGTTGGGGCCGGGGCTTCCCAGGTCGCGGCGCTGCCGGCGGTGCGTGAGGCGTTGTTGCAGCGTCAGCGCGCATTCCTGGAGCAGCCGGGGCTGGTGGCCGATGGTCGCGACATGGGCACGGTGGTATTT is from Pseudomonas sp. B21-056 and encodes:
- the cmk gene encoding (d)CMP kinase, which encodes MNIKAPVITIDGPSGSGKGTVAGILARQLGWNLLDSGALYRLLAFAAGNHGVDLTNEELLKALAAHLDVQFIAATDGQLQRIILEGDEVSDVIRTEAVGAGASQVAALPAVREALLQRQRAFLEQPGLVADGRDMGTVVFPDAPLKIFLTASAEERARRRYLQLKGKGEDVSLSSLLDEIRARDERDTQRAVAPLKPAADAIQLDSTELSIDQVLQRIMSEIAIRDIAG
- a CDS encoding bifunctional prephenate dehydrogenase/3-phosphoshikimate 1-carboxyvinyltransferase — translated: MIGRLVVVGLGLIGGSFAKGLRESGLCREVVGVDLDPQSRKLAVELGVVDRCEDDLAAACQGADVIQLAVPILAMEKLLARLATMDLGQAILTDVGSAKGNVVRAATLAFGGMPARFVPGHPIAGSEQSGVEASNAELFRRHKVILTPLEQTDPASLAVVDLLWCELGADVEHMQVERHDEVLAATSHLPHLLAFGLVDSLAKRNENLEIFRYAAGGFRDFTRIAGSDPVMWHDIFLANREAVLRTLDTFRSDLDALRDAVDAGDGHQLLGVFTRARVAREHFSKILARRAYVDAMNSNDLIFLAQPGGSLSGRIRVPGDKSISHRSIMLGSLAEGVTEVEGFLEGEDALATLQAFRDMGVVIEGPHHGRVTIHGVGLHGLKPAPGPIYLGNSGTSMRLLSGLLAAQDFDSTLTGDASLSKRPMNRVANPLREMGAVIETAAEGRPPMTIRGGNKLKGLTYTMPMASAQVKSCLLLAGLYAEGKTTVTEPAPTRDHTERMLRGFGYPVTVNGATASVESGNKLTATHIEVPGDISSSAFFLVAASIAEGSDLVLEHVGINPTRTGVIDILRLMGADITLENQREVGGEPVADLRVRAAKLKGIEIPEALVPLAIDEFPVLFVAAACAEGRTVLTGAEELRVKESDRIQVMADGLLALGVKCEPTPDGIIIDGGQIGGGEVHGHGDHRIAMAFSVASLRASAPIRIHDCANVATSFPNFLALCAQVGIRVAQEAQS